From one Lysinibacillus sp. G4S2 genomic stretch:
- the frr gene encoding ribosome recycling factor has translation MAKQVLEQAKDKMNKTIAAFSRELASIRAGRANASLLDRITVDYYGAPTPINQLGGVSVPEARLLVITPYDKTILGEIEKAIMKSDIGITPTNDGSVIRLMIPALTEERRKDLVKQVKKEAEDAKIAVRNVRRDANDDLKKLEKAGEITEDGLRGYGEDIQKLTDEFIVKVDQVMKDKEKEILEV, from the coding sequence ATGGCTAAACAAGTTTTAGAACAAGCTAAAGACAAAATGAACAAAACAATTGCCGCTTTTTCACGTGAACTAGCTTCAATCCGTGCAGGTCGTGCAAATGCTTCTCTATTAGATCGCATTACAGTTGATTATTATGGTGCACCAACACCGATTAATCAGCTTGGAGGTGTTTCTGTACCAGAAGCGCGTTTATTAGTTATTACACCTTACGATAAAACAATCTTAGGTGAAATCGAAAAAGCGATTATGAAATCAGATATTGGTATTACACCAACAAATGATGGATCTGTTATTCGTTTAATGATCCCGGCTTTAACAGAAGAGCGTCGTAAAGATCTTGTGAAGCAAGTGAAAAAAGAAGCAGAAGATGCAAAAATCGCTGTACGTAATGTTCGTCGCGATGCTAATGATGATCTGAAAAAACTTGAAAAAGCTGGCGAAATCACAGAAGATGGTCTACGTGGCTACGGTGAAGATATTCAAAAATTAACGGATGAATTCATCGTAAAAGTAGATCAAGTAATGAAAGACAAAGAAAAAGAAATTTTAGAGGTGTAA